One Arvicanthis niloticus isolate mArvNil1 chromosome 13, mArvNil1.pat.X, whole genome shotgun sequence genomic window carries:
- the LOC117719279 gene encoding meiosis inhibitor protein 1 isoform X2, which produces MELKPSSQFKGRDLQTSLTVFSSPLPEFLFEHLSSSSEILVWSSYNCLILLAEEPLFFSKCHTVYGIEAVVRSLQGSMQMTNTELHKQGLLLFAEILTRQPEEIRLFTSSAMCRDASHALQEAVSSPVLAVAAEALRAISAFLRKDHQSSLPVQYRALRALLEAMLSRCIEFSQTPLNRRSLGHACSRNSEKATLRKGKFLLSTLESFRNACRLAVEFQSEPSAQENPFTAPSAEKEDTLEAFSEFLLSACDSQCIPMVMRYSEEATPPNLMEVFLSILHSLFVIVPHMKVKFSRKLADSSFIRLTLELKARFCSGQSHSSLNQVCSSFLYYMCLNLLQAPEKTEPLSQEELSAVSEFLQHGLPHISSRTPESLAFLSDRQYVEEAARQRQYCILLLFYLAHIHDDRFVPEVELFVAVQSFLLSLQDQGECPPPVVCKASVYLLAVCWDKDSALGEAVVNAIRKFLEGISDLHLVYTHHPLMLRLFLVYPGLMSRFGHRVLELWFSWEESGYENLDDDASPGRTIFPTNLAALFWMLRSTPSVLLILLDLVYSSPVDTARKVLIVLRTFLRENEDIEVGGLIRGHFLLILQRLLVEYGASTSGASGNLPLLLNLLSLVQLRSESEQELDSTAMKLLHQVSKLCGRCSPADVDILQPSFNFLYWSLHRTTPSSQKRAAAVLLSSTALIELLEKLLALTWTEAGSSPKASLLCSAWLLIASFSAQQHNGNLQVHQTLSVELNQVLKALSFPEKKSALLSAAILRFLRTALQQSFSSALVALVPSGGQLLSTPEDAALAPLGTSQVLSLLIGLQNLMVQKDPLLSQACIGCLEALLDYLHARSPDIALHVASQPWNRFLLFTLLDAGENSFLRPEILRLMTLVQSMGLLNDHNMTQTLQASLEGLCSRTFPAQPLSQDMLCLGGVSVSLTHIRD; this is translated from the exons TCAGTTTAAGGGCCGTGATCTCCAGACGTCgcttactgttttctcctctcccctgccAGAGTTCCTCTTTGAGCATCTTTCGTCTTCCAGCGAAATCCTTGTCTGGTCCAGCTACAACTGCCTGATACTCCTGGCAGAAGAACCACTCTTCTTTTCAAAGTGTCACACAGTGTATG GAATTGAGGCAGTGGTCAGGAGCCTACAGGGAAGCATGCAGATGACCAACACTGAACTGCATAAGCAGGGCCTGCTGCTATTCGCTGAAATTCTGACTCG GCAGCCAGAGGAGATCAGGCTGTTCACAAGCTCAGCCATGTGCAGAGATGCCAGCCATGCCCTCCAGGAGGCCGTGAGCAGTCCTGTGTTAGCTGTGGCTGCAGAAGCACTGAGAGCCATTTCAGCTTTTCTGAG gAAGGACCATCAGAGCTCTCTGCCTGTGCAATACAGAGCACTTCGTGCCTTGCTCGAAGCCATGCTGAGCCGATGTATAGAGTTTTCGCAGACCCCTCTGAACAGGAGGTCCCTG GGCCATGCTTGCAGTAGAAACTCAGAGAAGGCCACACTTCGAAAGGGGAAGTTCCTCCTGAGCACCCTGGAGAGCTTTAGAAATGCCTGCAG GTTGGCTGTGGAATTCCAAAGTGAGCCTTCCGCTCAGGAGAATCCCTTCACAGCTCCCAGTGCAGAGAAGGAAGACACCTTGGAGGCCTTCTCAGAGTTTCTTCTCAGTGCCTGTGACTCCCAATGTATCCCGATGGTGATG AGGTACTCGGAGGAGGCCACGCCTCCAAACCTGATGGAGGTCTTCCTCTCCATTCTACACAGCCTCTTTGTCATCGTTCCTCACATGAAGGTGAAGttctccaggaagcttg CTGATTCGTCATTCATACGACTGACCCTGGAGCTGAAGGCCAGGTTCTGCAGTGGCCAGAG TCACTCATCCCTAAATCAGGTGTGCTCCAGTTTCCTCTACTACATGTGCCTCAATCTCCTCCAAGCTCCAGAGAAGACAGAACCACTTTCCCAAGAAG AACTCTCTGCAGTGTCTGAGTTCCTTCAGCATGGACTGCCCCACATAAGCAGCAGGACCCCAGAGAGCCTTGCCTTCCTGTCAGATCGGCAGTATGTGGAGGAGGCCGCGCGCCAGAGACAGTACTGCATCCTGCTCCTCTTCTACCTTGCTCACATCCATGACGACAG GTTTGTCCCTGAGGTGGAACTCTTTGTGGCTGTGCAGAGTTTCCTTTTGTCTCTGCAGGACCAGGGTGAGTGCCCTCCACCAGTGGTCTGCAAAGCCTCCGTCTATCTGCTGGCAGTGTGCTGGGACAAGGACAGTGCACTGGGTGAG GCCGTGGTCAATGCAATCAGAAAATTCCTAGAGGGCATTTCAGACCTGCACCTGGTCTACACTCACCACCCACTCATGCTCAGGTTATTCCTGGTTTATCCAGGGCTGATGAGTAGGTTTGGGCATCGTGTCCTGGAGCTTTGGTTCTCCTGGGAAGAGAGCGGCTATGAGAACCTAGACGATGACGCGTCTCCTGGGCGTACCATCTTCCCCACCAACCTTGCAGCCCTGTTCTGGATGCTCAGGAGCACACCCAGCGTCCTGCTCATTTTACTG gACCTAGTCTATTCCAGCCCTGTGGACACAGCCCGAAAGGTACTGATTGTCCTGAGGACCTTCCTTCGGGAGAATGAAGATATTGAAGTGGGTGGTCTCATCCGAGGCCACTTCCTGCTCATCCTGCAGCGCCTCCTGGTGGAGTATGGAGCTTCCACCTCTGGAG CCTCAGGGAACCTGCCACTGCTGCTGAACCTCCTCTCCTTGGTGCAGCTGAGGAGTGAGTCGGAACAAGAACTGGACAGCACAGCCATGAAGCTGCTTCATCAAG TGAGCAAGCTGTGTGGGAGGTGCAGCCCTGCAGATGTGGACATCCTGCAGCCCTCCTTCAACTTCCTGTACTGGAGTCTTCATCGGACCACACCCAGTAGTCAGAAGAGAG ctgctgctgtcctGCTGAGCAGCACAGCCTTGATTGAGCTCCTGGAGAAGCTGCTGGCCCTCACCTGGACAGAAGCAGGCTCCTCCCCCAAGGCGtcactgctctgctctgcctggctgcTCATTGCTTCCTTCTCCGCCCAGCAGCACAATGGCAACTTGCAG GTCCATCAGACGTTGTCTGTGGAACTGAACCAAGTACTGAAGGCTCTCAGCTTTCCAGAGAAGAAGTCTGCATTGCTGTCAG CTGCCATCCTACGATTCCTGCGGACAGCTTTGCAACAAAGCTTTTCCTCTGCTTTGGTGGCCTTGGTACCCTCAGGGGGGCAACTGCTGTCAACTCCTGAGGATGCTGCCCTAGCTCCACTGGGAACATCACAAGTGCTGTCCCTGTTAATTGGGCTCCAGAACCTCATGGTACAG aaagaCCCTCTGTTGTCTCAAGCTTGTATTGGCTGTCTGGAAGCCTTGCTTGATTACTTGCATGCCCGGAGCCCAGACATTG CACTCCATGTGGCCTCCCAGCCCTGGAATCGGTTTTTGCTGTTCACCCTCTTGGATGCTGGAGAGAATTCCTTCCTCAGACCTGAGATACTGAGACTTATGACCTTG GTCCAGAGCATGGGTCTCCTAAATGACCACAACATGACCCAAACCTTGCAAGCCTCCTTGGAGGGCCTTTGCTCCCGCACCTTCCCTGCCCAGCCGCTCTCTCAAGACATGCT CTGCCTCGGAGGTGTGTCTGTTTCCCTGACTCATATCAGAGACTGA
- the LOC117719279 gene encoding meiosis inhibitor protein 1 isoform X1, giving the protein MELKPSSQFKGRDLQTSLTVFSSPLPEFLFEHLSSSSEILVWSSYNCLILLAEEPLFFSKCHTVYGIEAVVRSLQGSMQMTNTELHKQGLLLFAEILTRQPEEIRLFTSSAMCRDASHALQEAVSSPVLAVAAEALRAISAFLRKDHQSSLPVQYRALRALLEAMLSRCIEFSQTPLNRRSLGHACSRNSEKATLRKGKFLLSTLESFRNACRLAVEFQSEPSAQENPFTAPSAEKEDTLEAFSEFLLSACDSQCIPMVMRYSEEATPPNLMEVFLSILHSLFVIVPHMKVKFSRKLADSSFIRLTLELKARFCSGQSHSSLNQVCSSFLYYMCLNLLQAPEKTEPLSQEELSAVSEFLQHGLPHISSRTPESLAFLSDRQYVEEAARQRQYCILLLFYLAHIHDDRFVPEVELFVAVQSFLLSLQDQGECPPPVVCKASVYLLAVCWDKDSALGEAVVNAIRKFLEGISDLHLVYTHHPLMLRLFLVYPGLMSRFGHRVLELWFSWEESGYENLDDDASPGRTIFPTNLAALFWMLRSTPSVLLILLDLVYSSPVDTARKVLIVLRTFLRENEDIEVGGLIRGHFLLILQRLLVEYGASTSGASGNLPLLLNLLSLVQLRSESEQELDSTAMKLLHQVSKLCGRCSPADVDILQPSFNFLYWSLHRTTPSSQKRAAAVLLSSTALIELLEKLLALTWTEAGSSPKASLLCSAWLLIASFSAQQHNGNLQVHQTLSVELNQVLKALSFPEKKSALLSAAILRFLRTALQQSFSSALVALVPSGGQLLSTPEDAALAPLGTSQVLSLLIGLQNLMVQKDPLLSQACIGCLEALLDYLHARSPDIALHVASQPWNRFLLFTLLDAGENSFLRPEILRLMTLFVQYRSSSILSHKEVGLILQSAALVDLSTLSNDTLQALHGFLLQVQSMGLLNDHNMTQTLQASLEGLCSRTFPAQPLSQDMLCLGGVSVSLTHIRD; this is encoded by the exons TCAGTTTAAGGGCCGTGATCTCCAGACGTCgcttactgttttctcctctcccctgccAGAGTTCCTCTTTGAGCATCTTTCGTCTTCCAGCGAAATCCTTGTCTGGTCCAGCTACAACTGCCTGATACTCCTGGCAGAAGAACCACTCTTCTTTTCAAAGTGTCACACAGTGTATG GAATTGAGGCAGTGGTCAGGAGCCTACAGGGAAGCATGCAGATGACCAACACTGAACTGCATAAGCAGGGCCTGCTGCTATTCGCTGAAATTCTGACTCG GCAGCCAGAGGAGATCAGGCTGTTCACAAGCTCAGCCATGTGCAGAGATGCCAGCCATGCCCTCCAGGAGGCCGTGAGCAGTCCTGTGTTAGCTGTGGCTGCAGAAGCACTGAGAGCCATTTCAGCTTTTCTGAG gAAGGACCATCAGAGCTCTCTGCCTGTGCAATACAGAGCACTTCGTGCCTTGCTCGAAGCCATGCTGAGCCGATGTATAGAGTTTTCGCAGACCCCTCTGAACAGGAGGTCCCTG GGCCATGCTTGCAGTAGAAACTCAGAGAAGGCCACACTTCGAAAGGGGAAGTTCCTCCTGAGCACCCTGGAGAGCTTTAGAAATGCCTGCAG GTTGGCTGTGGAATTCCAAAGTGAGCCTTCCGCTCAGGAGAATCCCTTCACAGCTCCCAGTGCAGAGAAGGAAGACACCTTGGAGGCCTTCTCAGAGTTTCTTCTCAGTGCCTGTGACTCCCAATGTATCCCGATGGTGATG AGGTACTCGGAGGAGGCCACGCCTCCAAACCTGATGGAGGTCTTCCTCTCCATTCTACACAGCCTCTTTGTCATCGTTCCTCACATGAAGGTGAAGttctccaggaagcttg CTGATTCGTCATTCATACGACTGACCCTGGAGCTGAAGGCCAGGTTCTGCAGTGGCCAGAG TCACTCATCCCTAAATCAGGTGTGCTCCAGTTTCCTCTACTACATGTGCCTCAATCTCCTCCAAGCTCCAGAGAAGACAGAACCACTTTCCCAAGAAG AACTCTCTGCAGTGTCTGAGTTCCTTCAGCATGGACTGCCCCACATAAGCAGCAGGACCCCAGAGAGCCTTGCCTTCCTGTCAGATCGGCAGTATGTGGAGGAGGCCGCGCGCCAGAGACAGTACTGCATCCTGCTCCTCTTCTACCTTGCTCACATCCATGACGACAG GTTTGTCCCTGAGGTGGAACTCTTTGTGGCTGTGCAGAGTTTCCTTTTGTCTCTGCAGGACCAGGGTGAGTGCCCTCCACCAGTGGTCTGCAAAGCCTCCGTCTATCTGCTGGCAGTGTGCTGGGACAAGGACAGTGCACTGGGTGAG GCCGTGGTCAATGCAATCAGAAAATTCCTAGAGGGCATTTCAGACCTGCACCTGGTCTACACTCACCACCCACTCATGCTCAGGTTATTCCTGGTTTATCCAGGGCTGATGAGTAGGTTTGGGCATCGTGTCCTGGAGCTTTGGTTCTCCTGGGAAGAGAGCGGCTATGAGAACCTAGACGATGACGCGTCTCCTGGGCGTACCATCTTCCCCACCAACCTTGCAGCCCTGTTCTGGATGCTCAGGAGCACACCCAGCGTCCTGCTCATTTTACTG gACCTAGTCTATTCCAGCCCTGTGGACACAGCCCGAAAGGTACTGATTGTCCTGAGGACCTTCCTTCGGGAGAATGAAGATATTGAAGTGGGTGGTCTCATCCGAGGCCACTTCCTGCTCATCCTGCAGCGCCTCCTGGTGGAGTATGGAGCTTCCACCTCTGGAG CCTCAGGGAACCTGCCACTGCTGCTGAACCTCCTCTCCTTGGTGCAGCTGAGGAGTGAGTCGGAACAAGAACTGGACAGCACAGCCATGAAGCTGCTTCATCAAG TGAGCAAGCTGTGTGGGAGGTGCAGCCCTGCAGATGTGGACATCCTGCAGCCCTCCTTCAACTTCCTGTACTGGAGTCTTCATCGGACCACACCCAGTAGTCAGAAGAGAG ctgctgctgtcctGCTGAGCAGCACAGCCTTGATTGAGCTCCTGGAGAAGCTGCTGGCCCTCACCTGGACAGAAGCAGGCTCCTCCCCCAAGGCGtcactgctctgctctgcctggctgcTCATTGCTTCCTTCTCCGCCCAGCAGCACAATGGCAACTTGCAG GTCCATCAGACGTTGTCTGTGGAACTGAACCAAGTACTGAAGGCTCTCAGCTTTCCAGAGAAGAAGTCTGCATTGCTGTCAG CTGCCATCCTACGATTCCTGCGGACAGCTTTGCAACAAAGCTTTTCCTCTGCTTTGGTGGCCTTGGTACCCTCAGGGGGGCAACTGCTGTCAACTCCTGAGGATGCTGCCCTAGCTCCACTGGGAACATCACAAGTGCTGTCCCTGTTAATTGGGCTCCAGAACCTCATGGTACAG aaagaCCCTCTGTTGTCTCAAGCTTGTATTGGCTGTCTGGAAGCCTTGCTTGATTACTTGCATGCCCGGAGCCCAGACATTG CACTCCATGTGGCCTCCCAGCCCTGGAATCGGTTTTTGCTGTTCACCCTCTTGGATGCTGGAGAGAATTCCTTCCTCAGACCTGAGATACTGAGACTTATGACCTTG TTCGTGCAGTACCGGAGCAGCAGCATCCTCTCTCATAAAGAGGTGGGTCTTATTTTGCAAAGTGCAGCTTTGGTTGACCTGTCAACTCTCTCAAACGATACACTCCAGGCCCTACATGGCTTCCTCCTGCAG GTCCAGAGCATGGGTCTCCTAAATGACCACAACATGACCCAAACCTTGCAAGCCTCCTTGGAGGGCCTTTGCTCCCGCACCTTCCCTGCCCAGCCGCTCTCTCAAGACATGCT CTGCCTCGGAGGTGTGTCTGTTTCCCTGACTCATATCAGAGACTGA
- the LOC117719279 gene encoding meiosis inhibitor protein 1 isoform X3 encodes MQMTNTELHKQGLLLFAEILTRQPEEIRLFTSSAMCRDASHALQEAVSSPVLAVAAEALRAISAFLRKDHQSSLPVQYRALRALLEAMLSRCIEFSQTPLNRRSLGHACSRNSEKATLRKGKFLLSTLESFRNACRLAVEFQSEPSAQENPFTAPSAEKEDTLEAFSEFLLSACDSQCIPMVMRYSEEATPPNLMEVFLSILHSLFVIVPHMKVKFSRKLADSSFIRLTLELKARFCSGQSHSSLNQVCSSFLYYMCLNLLQAPEKTEPLSQEELSAVSEFLQHGLPHISSRTPESLAFLSDRQYVEEAARQRQYCILLLFYLAHIHDDRFVPEVELFVAVQSFLLSLQDQGECPPPVVCKASVYLLAVCWDKDSALGEAVVNAIRKFLEGISDLHLVYTHHPLMLRLFLVYPGLMSRFGHRVLELWFSWEESGYENLDDDASPGRTIFPTNLAALFWMLRSTPSVLLILLDLVYSSPVDTARKVLIVLRTFLRENEDIEVGGLIRGHFLLILQRLLVEYGASTSGASGNLPLLLNLLSLVQLRSESEQELDSTAMKLLHQVSKLCGRCSPADVDILQPSFNFLYWSLHRTTPSSQKRAAAVLLSSTALIELLEKLLALTWTEAGSSPKASLLCSAWLLIASFSAQQHNGNLQVHQTLSVELNQVLKALSFPEKKSALLSAAILRFLRTALQQSFSSALVALVPSGGQLLSTPEDAALAPLGTSQVLSLLIGLQNLMVQKDPLLSQACIGCLEALLDYLHARSPDIALHVASQPWNRFLLFTLLDAGENSFLRPEILRLMTLFVQYRSSSILSHKEVGLILQSAALVDLSTLSNDTLQALHGFLLQVQSMGLLNDHNMTQTLQASLEGLCSRTFPAQPLSQDMLCLGGVSVSLTHIRD; translated from the exons ATGCAGATGACCAACACTGAACTGCATAAGCAGGGCCTGCTGCTATTCGCTGAAATTCTGACTCG GCAGCCAGAGGAGATCAGGCTGTTCACAAGCTCAGCCATGTGCAGAGATGCCAGCCATGCCCTCCAGGAGGCCGTGAGCAGTCCTGTGTTAGCTGTGGCTGCAGAAGCACTGAGAGCCATTTCAGCTTTTCTGAG gAAGGACCATCAGAGCTCTCTGCCTGTGCAATACAGAGCACTTCGTGCCTTGCTCGAAGCCATGCTGAGCCGATGTATAGAGTTTTCGCAGACCCCTCTGAACAGGAGGTCCCTG GGCCATGCTTGCAGTAGAAACTCAGAGAAGGCCACACTTCGAAAGGGGAAGTTCCTCCTGAGCACCCTGGAGAGCTTTAGAAATGCCTGCAG GTTGGCTGTGGAATTCCAAAGTGAGCCTTCCGCTCAGGAGAATCCCTTCACAGCTCCCAGTGCAGAGAAGGAAGACACCTTGGAGGCCTTCTCAGAGTTTCTTCTCAGTGCCTGTGACTCCCAATGTATCCCGATGGTGATG AGGTACTCGGAGGAGGCCACGCCTCCAAACCTGATGGAGGTCTTCCTCTCCATTCTACACAGCCTCTTTGTCATCGTTCCTCACATGAAGGTGAAGttctccaggaagcttg CTGATTCGTCATTCATACGACTGACCCTGGAGCTGAAGGCCAGGTTCTGCAGTGGCCAGAG TCACTCATCCCTAAATCAGGTGTGCTCCAGTTTCCTCTACTACATGTGCCTCAATCTCCTCCAAGCTCCAGAGAAGACAGAACCACTTTCCCAAGAAG AACTCTCTGCAGTGTCTGAGTTCCTTCAGCATGGACTGCCCCACATAAGCAGCAGGACCCCAGAGAGCCTTGCCTTCCTGTCAGATCGGCAGTATGTGGAGGAGGCCGCGCGCCAGAGACAGTACTGCATCCTGCTCCTCTTCTACCTTGCTCACATCCATGACGACAG GTTTGTCCCTGAGGTGGAACTCTTTGTGGCTGTGCAGAGTTTCCTTTTGTCTCTGCAGGACCAGGGTGAGTGCCCTCCACCAGTGGTCTGCAAAGCCTCCGTCTATCTGCTGGCAGTGTGCTGGGACAAGGACAGTGCACTGGGTGAG GCCGTGGTCAATGCAATCAGAAAATTCCTAGAGGGCATTTCAGACCTGCACCTGGTCTACACTCACCACCCACTCATGCTCAGGTTATTCCTGGTTTATCCAGGGCTGATGAGTAGGTTTGGGCATCGTGTCCTGGAGCTTTGGTTCTCCTGGGAAGAGAGCGGCTATGAGAACCTAGACGATGACGCGTCTCCTGGGCGTACCATCTTCCCCACCAACCTTGCAGCCCTGTTCTGGATGCTCAGGAGCACACCCAGCGTCCTGCTCATTTTACTG gACCTAGTCTATTCCAGCCCTGTGGACACAGCCCGAAAGGTACTGATTGTCCTGAGGACCTTCCTTCGGGAGAATGAAGATATTGAAGTGGGTGGTCTCATCCGAGGCCACTTCCTGCTCATCCTGCAGCGCCTCCTGGTGGAGTATGGAGCTTCCACCTCTGGAG CCTCAGGGAACCTGCCACTGCTGCTGAACCTCCTCTCCTTGGTGCAGCTGAGGAGTGAGTCGGAACAAGAACTGGACAGCACAGCCATGAAGCTGCTTCATCAAG TGAGCAAGCTGTGTGGGAGGTGCAGCCCTGCAGATGTGGACATCCTGCAGCCCTCCTTCAACTTCCTGTACTGGAGTCTTCATCGGACCACACCCAGTAGTCAGAAGAGAG ctgctgctgtcctGCTGAGCAGCACAGCCTTGATTGAGCTCCTGGAGAAGCTGCTGGCCCTCACCTGGACAGAAGCAGGCTCCTCCCCCAAGGCGtcactgctctgctctgcctggctgcTCATTGCTTCCTTCTCCGCCCAGCAGCACAATGGCAACTTGCAG GTCCATCAGACGTTGTCTGTGGAACTGAACCAAGTACTGAAGGCTCTCAGCTTTCCAGAGAAGAAGTCTGCATTGCTGTCAG CTGCCATCCTACGATTCCTGCGGACAGCTTTGCAACAAAGCTTTTCCTCTGCTTTGGTGGCCTTGGTACCCTCAGGGGGGCAACTGCTGTCAACTCCTGAGGATGCTGCCCTAGCTCCACTGGGAACATCACAAGTGCTGTCCCTGTTAATTGGGCTCCAGAACCTCATGGTACAG aaagaCCCTCTGTTGTCTCAAGCTTGTATTGGCTGTCTGGAAGCCTTGCTTGATTACTTGCATGCCCGGAGCCCAGACATTG CACTCCATGTGGCCTCCCAGCCCTGGAATCGGTTTTTGCTGTTCACCCTCTTGGATGCTGGAGAGAATTCCTTCCTCAGACCTGAGATACTGAGACTTATGACCTTG TTCGTGCAGTACCGGAGCAGCAGCATCCTCTCTCATAAAGAGGTGGGTCTTATTTTGCAAAGTGCAGCTTTGGTTGACCTGTCAACTCTCTCAAACGATACACTCCAGGCCCTACATGGCTTCCTCCTGCAG GTCCAGAGCATGGGTCTCCTAAATGACCACAACATGACCCAAACCTTGCAAGCCTCCTTGGAGGGCCTTTGCTCCCGCACCTTCCCTGCCCAGCCGCTCTCTCAAGACATGCT CTGCCTCGGAGGTGTGTCTGTTTCCCTGACTCATATCAGAGACTGA